The Streptomyces sp. HSG2 genome has a segment encoding these proteins:
- a CDS encoding PQQ-dependent sugar dehydrogenase gives MIVRRRTVKAALAATLVLAAAGCSSGVGTAEPPESATPDRSVGRSPTDPSVSESPPPSEGSVEVIRTVATDLTSPWGLAPLPEGDLLVSSRDEATITRVDADSGELTTVGEVPGVEPAGEGGLLGIALSPEYAADRMIYAYFTSASDNRVVRMRYDPDEPEGERLGAPDTVFRGIPKGIVHNGGRIAFGPDGMLYVGTGEAGRPDLSRDPESTGGKILRLTPDGEPAPDNPSPDSPVLSSGHRNVQGLAWDAHQRLFASEFGQDTWDELNAIEPGGDYGWPEAEGRSDDGTFVDPLEQWPTDVASPSGIALVEGSVWMAGLRGERLWRVPLDGTEPAGAPQAFLQGEYGRLRTVAAAGGDRLWLVTGNTDGRGDPEDDDDRILELRVR, from the coding sequence TTGATCGTGCGACGTCGAACCGTGAAGGCCGCACTGGCGGCCACCCTGGTGCTGGCCGCCGCCGGATGCTCTTCCGGTGTCGGTACCGCCGAGCCGCCCGAAAGCGCGACTCCCGATCGAAGCGTCGGACGGTCGCCGACCGACCCCTCGGTTTCCGAGTCGCCCCCGCCCTCCGAGGGATCGGTCGAGGTGATCCGGACCGTCGCCACGGACCTGACCTCCCCGTGGGGACTCGCCCCGCTTCCCGAAGGCGATCTGCTGGTGTCCTCCAGGGACGAGGCGACGATCACCAGGGTCGACGCGGACTCGGGGGAGCTCACGACGGTGGGCGAGGTGCCCGGGGTCGAGCCGGCCGGTGAGGGCGGCCTGCTGGGGATCGCCCTCTCCCCCGAGTACGCGGCGGACCGGATGATCTACGCCTACTTCACCTCGGCCTCGGACAATCGGGTGGTCAGGATGAGGTACGACCCCGACGAACCCGAGGGCGAGCGGTTGGGCGCCCCGGACACCGTCTTCCGCGGCATCCCCAAAGGCATCGTCCACAACGGCGGGCGCATCGCCTTCGGGCCCGACGGCATGCTCTACGTGGGGACGGGCGAGGCCGGCCGGCCGGATCTGTCCCGCGACCCGGAGTCCACCGGGGGGAAGATCCTCCGGCTCACGCCCGACGGGGAACCGGCACCCGACAACCCCTCCCCGGACTCCCCCGTGCTCTCCTCCGGCCACCGCAACGTGCAGGGACTGGCCTGGGACGCCCACCAACGCCTGTTCGCCTCGGAGTTCGGCCAGGACACCTGGGACGAACTGAACGCGATCGAACCCGGCGGCGACTACGGCTGGCCCGAGGCGGAGGGACGGTCCGACGACGGGACGTTCGTCGATCCCTTGGAGCAGTGGCCCACCGACGTGGCCTCGCCCAGTGGGATCGCCCTGGTCGAAGGGTCCGTGTGGATGGCGGGGCTGCGGGGCGAGCGGCTGTGGCGGGTCCCGCTGGACGGCACCGAGCCGGCGGGCGCACCCCAGGCCTTCCTCCAAGGCGAGTACGGCCGGCTGCGCACCGTGGCCGCGGCGGGAGGCGACCGACTGTGGCTGGTCACCGGAAACACCGACGGCCGGGGCGACCCCGAGGACGACGACGACCGAATCCTGGAACTCCGGGTGCGCTGA
- a CDS encoding 2-hydroxyacid dehydrogenase produces the protein MWLPLPPDEIAGLPDGLRYLFWDGGDDGDQPFPGDPRDCVFYVVPYMKRRHVKIRPLPRLSGVRVVQTLTSGVDDVLPGLGAVGPGVRLCNARGVHESSTAELALTLTLSSLRGIPGFVRAQGEERWQGAFHPSLVDKNVLIVGYGAIGQAVEDRLVPFEVARVVRVARSARTTARGPVHPATDLPSLLPDADIVILTTPLTEATRGLVDAAFLAGMKDGALLVNVGRGPVVVTDALLGELEAGRLTAALDVTDPEPLPPGHPLWRAPGLLISPHVGGPTTAFRPRAERLVADQLRRFTRGEPLLNVVLTTGRTG, from the coding sequence GTGTGGTTGCCCCTGCCGCCCGACGAGATCGCCGGACTGCCCGACGGTCTCCGATACCTGTTCTGGGACGGCGGCGACGACGGCGATCAGCCGTTTCCCGGTGACCCCCGGGACTGCGTCTTCTACGTCGTGCCGTACATGAAGCGCCGACACGTCAAGATCCGGCCCCTGCCTCGGCTGAGCGGCGTGCGGGTCGTGCAGACGCTGACGTCCGGGGTGGACGACGTCCTGCCGGGACTCGGGGCGGTCGGCCCCGGCGTGCGCCTGTGCAACGCGCGGGGCGTGCACGAGTCCAGCACCGCTGAACTGGCGCTCACGCTGACCCTGTCGTCGTTGCGGGGGATACCCGGGTTCGTCAGGGCGCAGGGGGAGGAGCGTTGGCAGGGGGCCTTCCACCCCTCCCTCGTGGACAAGAACGTCCTCATCGTGGGATACGGGGCGATCGGCCAGGCTGTCGAGGACCGGCTCGTCCCGTTCGAGGTGGCGCGCGTCGTGCGCGTTGCGCGCTCGGCGCGCACCACAGCGCGCGGGCCTGTGCACCCGGCCACCGATCTGCCGTCGCTGTTGCCCGACGCGGACATCGTCATCCTCACGACCCCGCTCACGGAGGCCACGCGCGGCCTGGTGGACGCCGCCTTCCTGGCCGGTATGAAGGACGGCGCCCTCCTGGTCAACGTCGGGCGCGGACCCGTGGTCGTGACGGACGCCCTTCTGGGGGAGTTGGAGGCCGGTCGCCTCACCGCGGCGCTCGACGTGACCGACCCCGAGCCGCTGCCGCCCGGGCATCCGCTGTGGCGAGCCCCGGGCCTGCTGATCAGCCCGCACGTCGGGGGGCCCACGACCGCCTTCCGGCCGCGCGCCGAACGTCTGGTCGCCGATCAACTGCGGCGCTTCACGCGGGGTGAACCGTTGCTGAACGTCGTCCTGACGACCGGCCGCACCGGCTGA
- a CDS encoding aldo/keto reductase: MERRTIGSAALAVGAVGLGCMPMSGAYGTSRQRGAESLRAVHRALDLGASLLDTADVYGPFTNELLIGRALRERRGDAFVSTKVGLSAVDRHIVANGRPGHVRRACDASLRRLQTDVIDLYQLHRADPEVPVEETWGAMADLVAAGKVRALGWCAVGTRQGRRASGDSYDATIERLERVQQVFPVSAVEAELSVWSPAALGSLLPWCESRGIGFLAAMPLGNGFLTGTLTPGGGFEPDDLRARHPRFTAEMMATHQPLIAGLRRIAARHGESVTPAQVALAWVLAQGAHVVPVPGAKRAGWVTENATAGDLRLTRRDLTEVECLPAPLRSWD; encoded by the coding sequence GTGGAGCGCAGGACTATCGGCTCGGCCGCGCTCGCGGTGGGAGCCGTGGGACTCGGGTGCATGCCGATGAGCGGGGCGTACGGCACCTCGCGGCAGCGCGGAGCGGAGTCGCTGCGGGCCGTGCACCGAGCCCTGGACCTGGGCGCCTCGCTGTTGGACACGGCCGACGTGTACGGCCCCTTCACCAACGAACTCTTGATCGGGCGGGCGTTGCGGGAGCGGCGTGGCGACGCCTTCGTGTCGACCAAGGTCGGCCTGTCGGCGGTGGACCGGCACATCGTGGCCAACGGGCGCCCCGGCCACGTACGACGAGCCTGCGACGCCTCGCTGCGCCGACTCCAGACCGACGTCATCGACCTCTACCAGCTGCATCGGGCCGACCCGGAGGTCCCCGTGGAGGAGACCTGGGGTGCGATGGCCGACCTGGTCGCCGCCGGAAAGGTCCGCGCCTTGGGGTGGTGCGCGGTGGGCACTCGGCAGGGACGCCGGGCCTCGGGGGACTCCTACGACGCGACCATCGAGCGTCTGGAACGGGTACAACAGGTCTTCCCCGTCAGCGCGGTGGAGGCGGAGTTGTCCGTGTGGTCGCCGGCGGCACTGGGTTCCCTGCTCCCCTGGTGCGAGTCGCGCGGCATCGGGTTCCTCGCCGCGATGCCGCTCGGCAACGGCTTCCTGACCGGCACGCTGACCCCGGGCGGGGGATTCGAACCGGACGATCTACGGGCACGTCACCCCCGCTTCACCGCGGAGATGATGGCGACCCACCAGCCCCTGATCGCGGGGCTGCGGCGGATAGCCGCCCGACACGGCGAGTCGGTCACGCCCGCCCAGGTCGCCTTGGCCTGGGTGCTGGCGCAGGGGGCGCACGTCGTGCCGGTGCCCGGCGCCAAACGGGCGGGGTGGGTGACGGAGAACGCGACGGCCGGGGATCTCCGGCTGACCCGACGCGACCTGACCGAGGTCGAGTGTCTGCCCGCTCCGCTCAGGTCCTGGGACTGA